A region of Drosophila mauritiana strain mau12 chromosome 3L, ASM438214v1, whole genome shotgun sequence DNA encodes the following proteins:
- the LOC117141776 gene encoding uncharacterized protein LOC117141776 — protein sequence MKWNTGLLLAVAMLTLPSRGLGSRNLTEFRGHRQKRWLIYQNSGSMKFSIGPSLPIPLGDKVTFRSCVLSFTLQGGSYSLPTSPIWPWDKWEGTFARSLTQMRRNIERHVANGGVRYADDARLLVYTALEEYMGRRNNDRSMGRQCLLRSICENAQIHHHIGVFSEIMDIVLSPGKADLDNAYHDAYAAGRAGANCLGLYSACPRGLNFLDGLLIVEDD from the exons ATGAAGTGGAACACGGGTCTGCTCTTGGCGGTGGCCATGCTCACCCTGCCATCCCGGGGACTTGGCTCACGAAATCTCACGGAATTCAGGGGACATCGACAGAAACGCTGGCTGATCTACCAGAATAGTGGGTCTATGAAGTTTAGTATTGGTCCATCGTTACCCATCCCATTGGGCGACAAGGTGACCTTCCGTTCCTGTGTGCTCTCCTTCACGCTCCAAGGTGGATCCTACTCCCTGCCCACCTCACCTATCTGGCCGTGGGATAAGTGGGAAGGCACCTTCGCTCGTTCCTTGACGCAAATGCGTAGGAATATTGAGCGCCATGTGGCTAATGGCGGAGTGCGATATGCGGACGATGCCAGGCTCTTGGTCTACACTGCTCTGGAGGAGTACATGGGCAGGAGGAACAACGACCGATCCATGGGCAGACAATGCCTTTTGCGCTCCATATGCGAGAATGCTCAGATCCATCATCATATCGGTGTGTTCTCGGAAATTATGGATATCGTACTCAG TCCCGGCAAAGCGGATCTGGACAATGCCTACCATGATGCCTACGCCGCGGGAAGAGCTGGAGCCAATTGCTTGGGCCTATACAGCGCCTGTCCTCGGGGTCTCAACTTCCTCGACGGGCTTTTGATTGTGGAAGATGATTGA
- the LOC117142032 gene encoding uncharacterized protein LOC117142032, producing MQLVSWIYLLACSLPVVRSAYKVVAAPVGQNITEYMHARQKRHQLIYRNGGTIRLVVGPVLSTQLEDPVVWRSMVYYYVLHFGAFTLPSAPLYPWDKWETIYARSLQEKIRSLDETHEDDTRLFVYAALENYMDQVSGSPGRGRHCLLRGICENAQVHHHVGIMAELLDVLLTPGKTRLDVAYKEALAAGQAGIDCLARYSDCPRGESVLDTYALDVEY from the exons ATGCAACTGGTTTCTTGGATATATTTATTGGCCTGCTCATTGCCTGTGGTTAGGAGTGCGTATAAGGTGGTCGCTGCTCCAGTTGGCCAGAATATCACGGAGTATATGCATGCGCGCCAGAAGAGGCATCAGTTGATCTACAGGAATGGAGGAACCATCCGTTTGGTAGTGGGTCCCGTGCTGTCCACTCAGCTCGAGGATCCCGTGGTCTGGCGCAGCATGGTCTACTACTATGTGCTGCATTTCGGGGCATTTACCCTGCCATCGGCACCACTTTATCCCTGGGACAAATGGGAGACGATATATGCGCGTTCGTTGCAGGAGAAGATCAGGAGCTTGGATGAGACGCACGAGGACGACACTCGCCTGTTCGTATATGCCGCCTTGGAGAACTATATGGACCAAGTCAGTGGATCTCCTGGTCGAGGTCGTCACTGTTTGCTGCGTGGAATCTGCGAAAATGCGCAGGTGCATCACCATGTGGGCATCATGGCGGAGCTACTAGACGTTCTACTTAC ACCTGGTAAGACGCGCTTGGATGTGGCCTACAAGGAGGCTTTAGCAGCTGGCCAGGCTGGAATCGATTGCCTAGCTCGCTATTCGGATTGTCCAAGAGGTGAAAGTGTGTTGGATACATATGCTCTGGATGTGGaatattga
- the LOC117140660 gene encoding folliculin has product MNAVIALCHFCEAHGPCAIFCTQTLRDTKLEDLSLEQQTQKTCSACNYSMGKNNNAIYSRDTESGATFVSTKVAVLPEVASLVKQAAVLSLSNGTDASKDGEFVFFGDSSRGHILSHTFRVSDLQARGYSQLFSIIVLMKDKYFLLNIKPFLAEHLKKVSSELQAAAKKTKETEELTYSERQRRLSGAQFLMPTSRSLLELTGEEHIFAQLHSHFSWLLLAGSRFLTEHVTFGNLPWLPPQSSGRPPAQRLTYNSSTLPMIESIDDPDLEEFFSLRHLKSVVRKEEFATVCYCALTGVKIVVRGDPRKTFRFMVCLKKLLPEPMHNLMRIDAQHQHSISSEYKIISVSNDIAVPMASSSVYRIDFLDKHVNGHEVSVKWPGEMPRKLPDLMVKLLKAVEEKNFTELVLNKQTKVLIEEWKNKVTCLNHAKSTSVQGKLKKVLGVQPHDQPIINYWSTHLH; this is encoded by the exons ATGAATGCCGTGATAGCGCTGTGCCACTTCTGCGAGGCGCACGGTCCCTGCGCCATCTTCTGCACCCAGACACTGAGGGACACCAAGCTGGAGGACCTGTCGCTGGAGCAGCAGACGCAAAAGACCTGCTCCGCCTGCAACTACTCCATGGGCAAGAATAACAATGCGATCTACAGCAGGGACACAGAGAGTGGGGCCACATTCGTCAGCACCAAGGTGGCGGTGCTGCCGGAGGTGGCCAGTTTGGTCAAGCAGGCGGCGGTGCTCAGTCTGAGCAATGGTACGGATGCCAGCAAGGATGGTGAGTTCGTGTTTTTCGGCGACTCGTCCAGGGGCCACATCCTGAGTCACACCTTCCGAGTGAGCGACCTGCAGGCCCGCGGCTACTCGCAGCTGTTCTCCATCATTGTGCTGATGAAGGACAAGTATTTCCTGCTCAACATTAAGCCCTTTCTGGCGGAGCATCTGAAAAAAGTGTCGTCGGAGCTGCAGGCAGCTGCCAAAAAGACCAAGGAGACGGAGGAGCTGACGTACTCAGAGCGTCAGAGACGTCTGTCCGGCGCTCAGTTCCTGATGCCCACTTCCCGCTCCTTGCTGGAGCTAACAGGCGAGGAGCACATCTTCGCCCAGCTGCACTCACACTTCTCGTGGCTCCTGCTGGCCGGATCCCGCTTCCTCACCGAGCACGTGACCTTCGGTAATCTACCGTGGCTACCGCCGCAAAGTAGTGGCCGTCCGCCCGCACAGCGACTCACCTACAACAGTTCCACACTGCCAATGATAGAGAGCATCGACGATCCCGATCTGGAGGAGTTCTTCTCGTTGCGGCATCTCAAGAGTGTCGTGCGCAAGGAGGAGTTTGCCACGGTCTGCTATTGTGCCTTGACTGGGGTGAAGATTGTGGTCAGAGGTGATCCCAGAAAGACCTTCCGGTTCATGGTCTGCCTGAAGAAACTCCTGCCCGAGCCCATGCACAATCTAATGCGAATCGATGCCCAACATCAACACTCCATCAGCTCCGAGTACAAAATCATATCCGTGTCCAATGACATAGCCGTGCCAATGGCCAGTAGCTCCGTTTATCGGATCGATTTTCTGGACAAACACGTCAACGGACACGAGGTGTCGGTCAAATGGCCGGGAGAGATGCCACGAAAAT TGCCAGATCTTATGGTGAAACTGTTGAAGGCGGTGGAGGAGAAAAACTTCACAGAACTTGTGCTGAACAAGCAGACCAAGGTGCTCATCGAAGAGTGGAAAAA CAAAGTGACCTGCCTCAACCATGCTAAATCCACCAGCGTGCAGGGCAAACTGAAGAAGGTGCTTGGCGTGCAGCCCCACGATCAGCCGATTATTAACTACTGGAGCACACACCTTCACTAG
- the LOC117140661 gene encoding 60S ribosomal protein L18 encodes MGIDINHKYDRKVRRTEPKSQDVYLRLLVKLYRFLQRRTNKKFNRIVLKRLFMSKINRPPLSLQRIARFFKAANQPESTIVVVGTVTDDARLLVVPKLTVCALHVTQTARERILKAGGEVLTFDQLALRSPTGKNTLLLQGRRTARTACKHFGKAPGVPHSHTRPYVRSKGRKFERARGRRSSCGYKK; translated from the exons ATG GGTATTGATATCAACCACAAGTACGATCGCAAGGTTCGCAGAACCGAGCCCAAATCCCAGGATGTGTACCTGCGCCTGCTGGTCAAG CTGTACCGCTTCCTTCAGCGCCGCACCAACAAGAAGTTCAACCGCATCGTCCTGAAGCGCTTGTTCATGAGCAAGATCAACAGGCCGCCGCTATCGCTGCAGCGCATCGCTCGCTTCTTCAAGGCCGCCAACCAGCCGGAGTCTACCATCGTGGTCGTCGGCACCGTCACCGACGATGCCCgcctcctggtggtgcccaaGCTCACCGTGTGCGCCCTGCACGTCACGCAGACCGCCAGGGAGCGCATCCTGAAGGCCGGCGGTGAGGTCCTGACCTTCGATCAACTGGCTCTCCGATCGCCCACCGGCAAGAAcacgctgctgctgcagggcAGGCGTACCGCCCGCACCGCCTGCAAGCACTTCGGCAAGGCTCCCGGTGTGCCCCACTCGCACACCCGTCCCTATGTCCGCTCCAAGGGACGCAAGTTCGAGCGTGCTCGTGGTCGTCGCTCCAGCTGTGGCTACAAGAAGTAA
- the LOC117141098 gene encoding nuclear receptor coactivator 5: MSDPGSAGYNITKDPALAKSRIFLGNLPVCTREELVSICQPYGKVLGSMVQKNYGFVQFETEELANKAAFALHKSTFKQNMLTVRNASIKSKAANAIAKRNSNQGGQVTVQGGLMMSAAAAAGQPLINDCEIIVQNRENTKYAEYIEERLKNSGLRVDVLFPNEDVLLGKVLANISSRGCLYAVLVTPQHEEHNSITVNILYGVPAEHRNMPLEDAITLISTDFRLKKQRDAVVLPPASSIHKGQRRHPEEMQGLLERLADNHPLTASQYEVILKYLEGEREEQLKREVGEANALAKLKAPDPEIELQKKILSIMNKPAVTDITTELMYPTFEAVKEDRRLMELLADDRVLAALESVYNSDLRQIIAEHL, translated from the exons ATGTCTGATCCAGGAAGTGCAGGTTACAACATAACCAAGGATCCGGCCTTGGCCAAGAGTCGAATCTTCTTGGGCAACCTGCCGGTCTGCACGCGCGAGGAGCTGGTGAGCATTTGCCAGCCGTATGGTAAAGTGCTCGGTTCGATGGTCCAGAAGAACTATGGATTCGTGCAGTTTGAAACGGAGGAGCTGGCCAATAAAGCCGCCTTCGCCCTGCACAAGTCCACCTTCAAGCAAAACATGCTCACCGTACGCAATGCCAGCATCAAATCGAAGGCGGCCAATGCTATCGccaaaagaaattcaaatcaAGGAGGCCAGGTCACAGTTCAGGGCGGCCTTATGATgtcagcggcagcggcagcaggacAACCCCTCATTAACGATTGCGAGATCATAGTCCAGAATCGCGAAAATAC CAAATACGCAGAATACATTGAGGAGCGGCTAAAGAATTCCGGTCTGCGCGTGGATGTCCTCTTTCCCAACGAAGACGTCTTGCTCGGCAAGGTCCTGGCCAACATCTCTTCCCGAGGCTGCTTGTATGCGGTATTGGTTACGCCGCAGCACGAGGAACACAACAGCATCACAGTAAACATTCTGTATGGCGTACCCGCTGAGCATCGCAACATGCCGCTGGAGGACGCCATCACCCTGATCTCCACCGATTTTAGGCTCAAGAAACAGCGCGACGCTGTCGTCTTACCGCCGGCATCGTCCATACACAAGGGACAGCGACGACATCCCGAGGAAATGCAGGGGCTGCTGGAAAGGCTGGCAGACAATCATCCATTGACCGCGTCGCAGTACGAGGTGATTCTTAAGTACCTCGAAGGCGAACGCGAGGAGCAACTGAAGCGAGAGGTGGGCGAAGCCAATGCTCTGGCCAAGCTAAAAGCTCCCGATCCAGAGATCGAGCTGCAGAAGAAGATCCTCAGCATCATGAACAAGCCGGCAGTGACCGATATCACCACCGAGCTCATGTATCCCACTTTCGAGGCAGTCAAGGAGGACAGGAGGCTAATGGAGCTACTTGCTGACGATCGAGTGTTGGCGGCTCTGGAAAGTGTTTACAACTCGGATCTCAGACAGATTATAGCCGAGCATTTATAG
- the LOC117141099 gene encoding 39S ribosomal protein L50, mitochondrial gives MAAILRKTPILAGSLHRSFASAAKAAKAKPVKTGSISAVGESIAAKGFLRPHKPYSPPADAAERIRTVAASLQLKSDQLGNLAEKFEFLNACFQELQHGVPNSQVHELRTVSDVIAFYQTSVDTTVPFDALKRIELPENLHIQYEYVRFHPETDTKFDGKTAFPKSSTLVTGLKYRGKYEGHEAKRSWP, from the exons ATGGCAGCGATTTTACGTAAAACCCCAATT CTTGCGGGAAGCCTGCATAGGAGTTTTGCCTCCGCCGCCAAGGCCGCAAAAGCAAAACCCGTCAAAACCGGCTCCATTTCAGCTGTCGGCGAGTCCATCGCCGCCAAGGG CTTCCTGCGTCCCCATAAGCCGTACTCTCCACCTGCAGATGCCGCCGAACGTATCCGCACCGTAGCCGCCTCGCTTCAACTGAAATCCGATCAGCTGGGGAATCTCGCCGAGAAATTCGAATTCCTGAACGCGTGCTTTCAGGAGCTGCAGCACGGAGTGCCAAACTCCCAGGTACATGAACTGCGCACCGTCAGCGATGTTATCGCTTTCTACCAAACATCTGTGGACACCACCGTGCCGTTTGATGCACTGAAGCGCATCGAGCTGCCGGAGAATTTGCACATTCAGTACGAGTACGTGCGATTCCATCCCGAGACAGATACCAAATTCGACGGCAAAACGGCTTTCCCCAAGAGCTCCACCCTAGTCACCGGTCTCAAGTACCGTGGAAAGTACGAGGGTCACGAAGCCAAGCGATCATGGCCTTAG
- the LOC117139768 gene encoding meiotic recombination protein P22: MDRTTATPSPASTYCSFLCGSHHSPLRRSQRLIDKENRDVQKIPPKSLSPQLFGNTEDDYSELLLQQGKVVHLKPAAKLVHLRSSDNIVHLRSPDKVVPLKTSNRIVHLKPSDKIIHLKSLDEVEKTEKKKYNIQKGAHPRNSQRKSIQCTPKKRGRKPKQPAKKLQSKIPTDQLWNTPSPSKLPAKYPAHFVHQLPPAEDSICAARRRSMSAPAMRLSNLCLTPDQFQTPERRGEIVNKSPSDLDSDVSMNISLSDSIGEIFGTKDISSILTMQRPRQYILLEEHLPTLATMLNVDLERLRCVLDITQGLTHEQILRFPIKQDEDELEVSSIL, from the coding sequence ATGGATAGGACAACAGCCACCCCGAGTCCGGCCTCCACATACTGCTCCTTTTTGTGTGGCTCCCATCACTCCCCATTGCGGCGATCACAGCGCCTCATCGACAAGGAAAACCGGGATGTGCAGAAGATTCCGCCCAAAAGCCTTTCTCCTCAGTTATTTGGGAACACTGAAGATGATTACAGCGAACTATTGTTGCAGCAAGGGAAAGTGGTTCACCTGAAGCCTGCAGCTAAGTTGGTGCACCTGAGATCCTCGGATAATATAGTCCATCTTAGATCCCCAGATAAAGTTGTCCCCTTGAAAACTTCCAATAGAATCGTTCACCTAAAGCCTTCAGATAAGATTATCCACCTGAAAAGTTTAGATGAAGTAGAAAAGACCGAAAAGAAGAAGTATAATATTCAGAAAGGAGCTCATCCAAGGAATTCACAAAGGAAGAGCATTCAATGCACTCCCAAAAAACGTGGTCGAAAACCAAAGCAACCGGCTAAGAAACTGCAATCAAAAATTCCCACTGATCAGCTATGGaacacaccatcgccatcCAAGCTGCCTGCCAAATATCCCGCCCATTTTGTTCATCAACTTCCGCCCGCTGAGGATTCCATCTGTGCCGCTCGAAGACGATCCATGTCTGCTCCAGCGATGCGACTTAGCAATCTGTGCCTCACACCCGATCAGTTCCAAACCCCGGAGCGGCGTGGTGAAATCGTAAACAAATCGCCATCGGATCTCGACTCCGATGTCTCCATGAACATCTCGCTGTCCGATTCCATTGGCGAGATCTTCGGCACCAAGGATATCAGCAGCATTCTGACTATGCAACGGCCACGTCAGTATATTTTGCTGGAGGAGCACCTGCCCACACTGGCCACCATGTTGAACGTGGACTTGGAGCGACTGCGCTGCGTGCTGGATATCACTCAGGGCTTGACCCACGAGCAGATCCTGCGCTTTCCGATAAAACAAGATGAGGATGAATTGGAAGTATCTTCGATATTATAG
- the LOC117139766 gene encoding cell division cycle protein 27 homolog yields MMIQEPVQAAIWHCLNYYDFKDAVFLSERLCSEVESDETIFLLATSYFRSNQVHQAYWLLKEKARRSPQCRFLQAKCAYELKKYAEAESSLISTGFADAKNCDELQRDFGDLACFAYQLMAQICMRTERNKLAVSALRRALKLNPFMWHAFADLCLLGQDTDAATIFQIHSTDVFNTCQGSSVNANAMVLFGAEQHSQQHQERQSLITNLSNVSNYILTTPVDQQQQQINQNQNQHHNSNMVTPINNNNNNNNLNSSISMLRGGLVQNSSMLAMLEDTPMGAPQDTAGQYQQNQQLYDMSSGTPFRKQFKYLSAISPPTPSFGIMPLTSPCTGNDGSFIGNHTPVMNISYSPMPQMLVEVNQEPKMMGKKLKTHVGGLINRKEGSLNKPAVFTQAGNITPRTPNNNNVGNNGNMNVPPNPNAAVRRSSRLFSNSYSVKENNKSPNIANKFVQPRSPPRKAKSRMTKICLNNELIEEKSHHLSEKRKEKVETITSSGAINNSGGRSAAEEAKVLLNNSLNNAQTMAHQLMGLKKQSADGLMALLRGLAEAYQLLSNFQCKAAIKQLETTIPKHHLNSSWVQSLIGLARYEMREYEAAVAIFETIHKAEPCRLDYMEIYSSSLWHLQREVELSALAQDLINQDKTSPVTWCVSGNCFSLQKEHETAIKFFKRAVQVDPDFVYSYTLLGHELVLTEEFDKAMDYFRAAVVRDPRHYNAWYGIGTIYSKQEKYELAEIHYVKALKINPQNSVILVHIGAMQFYMKKKDLSLQTLNTAATLDPKNPLTRFHRGSIYFSLGKYQEALRELEELKEVVPKESVVFYLIGKIHKTLGNMDLALMHFSWATDLDPKGANNQIKDAFDSMAHPSCCPANTTALDVDLEPTSERSDDSTQAQQDGSYDSDY; encoded by the exons ATGATGATTCAAGAGCCCGTTCAG GCCGCCATATGGCATTGCCTGAACTACTACGACTTCAAGGATGCCGTTTTCCTGTCGGAACGACTGTGCTCAGAAG TGGAGAGCGACGAGACGATATTCCTGCTGGCTACCAGCTACTTCCGATCCAATCAGGTGCACCAGGCATACTGGCTGCTCAAGGAGAAGGCACGCCGCTCGCCGCAGTGCCGCTTTTTGCAGGCCAAATGCGCCTACGAGCTGAAGAAATACGCCGAAGCAGAGAGCTCCTTAATCTCCACGGGATTCGCGGACGCCAAGAACTGCGATGAGCTGCAGCGGGACTTCGGGGATCTGGCCTGCTTCGCCTATCAACTGATGGCTCAGATCTGCATGAGGACCGAGCGCAACAAACTGGCCGTCAGTGCTTTAAGACGCGCCCTCAAGCTGAACCCCTTCATGTGGCACGCATTCGCGGATCTGTGCCTGCTGGGCCAGGACACAGATGCGGCGACCATATTCCAGATCCACAGCACAGATGTGTTCAATACCTGCCAGGGCAGCAGCGTAAATGCCAATGCAATGGTGCTGTTCGGCGCCGAGCAGCATAGTCAACAGCATCAGGAGCGCCAGTCGCTGATCACCAACCTAAGCAATGTCTCCAACTACATTCTGACCACGCCCGTggatcagcagcaacaacagatcAACCAGAATCAGAACCAGCaccacaacagcaacatggTGACGCCCatcaacaataataataataacaataatctCAATAGTTCGATCAGCATGCTGCGCGGCGGTTTGGTGCAAAACTCTAGCATGCTGGCGATGCTGGAGGACACACCTATGGGGGCTCCGCAGGACACGGCCGGCCAGTATCAGCAGAACCAGCAGCTCTACGACATGAGCAGCGGCACTCCGTTCCGCAAACAGTTCAAATACCTATCGGCGATCTCACCGCCAACTCCGAGCTTCGGCATCATGCCTTTAACTAGTCCGTGCACCGGCAACGATGGATCCTTCATCGGCAACCATACGCCCGTTATGAATATTAGCTATTCGCCGATGCCGCAGATGCTGGTCGAGGTCAACCAGGAGCCGAAAATGATGGGCAAAAAGCTGAAGACACATGTGGGCGGACTCATCAATCGCAAGGAGGGCAGCCTTAATAAACCCGCCGTCTTTACGCAAGCCGGAAACATAACGCCCCGCACTCCGAACAACAATAATGTGGGCAACAATGGCAATATGAATGTGCCGCCCAATCCGAATGCTGCAGTGCGTCGCAGTTCGCGGCTGTTCAGCAACTCGTATTCGGTGAAGGAGAACAATAAATCGCCcaacatagccaacaagttcGTGCAGCCACGTTCGCCGCCCCGCAAAGCCAAGTCACGGATGACCAAGATCTGCCTGAATAACGAACTGATCGAGGAGAAGTCCCACCACCTCTCCGAGAAGCGCAAGGAGAAGGTGGAGACTATTACATCCTCGGGAGCGATTAACAACAGCGGTGGACGCAGTGCCGCCGAGGAGGCCAAGGTACTGCTGAACAATAGCCTAAACAACGCCCAGACGATGGCCCACCAGCTGATGGGACTGAAGAAACAGTCGGCCGATGGACTGATGGCCCTGCTGCGGGGTTTAGCTGAAGCCTATCAGCTGCTTTCGAACTTCCAGTGCAAGGCGGCCATAAAGCAGCTGGAGACGACGATACCAAAGCACCACCTGAACTCAAGCTGGGTGCAGTCGCTCATCGGACTGGCCAGGTACGAGATGCGCGAGTATGAGGCGGCGGTGGCGATATTTGAGACCATCCATAAGGCAGAGCCATGTCGCTTGGACTACATGGAGATATACTCGTCATCCCTGTGGCATCTGCAGCGCGAGGTGGAGCTGTCGGCTCTCGCCCAGGATCTGATTAACCAGGACAAAACCAGCCCGGTTACCTGGTGTGTGTCCGGCAATTGTTTCTCGCTGCAAAAGGAGCACGAAACCGCGATCAAGTTCTTCAAGCGGGCTGTCCAAGTGGATCCAGACTTCGTCTACAGCTACACACTGTTGGGCCACGAACTTGTACTCACCGAAGAATTTGACAAGGCGATGGACTACTTCCGGGCCGCAGTGGTTAGAGATCCGCGGCATTACAACGCTTGGTACGGCATCGGCACCATATACTCCAAGCAGGAGAAGTACGAGCTGGCTGAGATTCACTACGTGAAGGCGCTGAAAATCAATCCACAGAACTCGGTCATCCTTGTGCACATCGGCGCCATGCAATTCTACATGAAGAAGAAGGATCTGTCGCTGCAGACGCTAAACACGGCCGCCACGCTGGACCCGAAGAACCCACTTACGCGATTCCATCGCGGCTCCATCTACTTCTCGCTGGGCAAGTACCAGGAGGCGCTACGCGAACTGGAAGAGCTCAAGGAAGTCGTGCCCAAGGAGTCGGTGGTGTTCTATCTGATCGGCAAAATCCACAAGACGCTCGGCAACATGGATCTGGCGCTGATGCACTTCAGCTGGGCCACCGACCTGGATCCCAAGGGTGccaacaatcaaatcaaagatGCCTTCGACTCCATGGCCCATCCCAGCTGCTGTCCGGCCAACACAACGGCCCTGGACGTTGATCTGGAGCCCACTTCGGAGCGTTCCGATGACTCAACGCAGGCGCAGCAGGACGGAAGCTACGACAGCGACTACTAG
- the LOC117139769 gene encoding mediator of RNA polymerase II transcription subunit 4, with protein sequence MSFHLSTKERLLLLIDDIEMIAKELIEQAHQKISSTELVDLLDLLVAKDEEFRKMLELAEEQAKVEEAMDQLRAKVEVHDREIQKLQKSLKDAELILSTAIFQARQKLASINQANKRPVSSEELIKYAHRISSANAVSAPLTWCIGDLRRPYPTDIEMRNGLLGKSEQNINGGPVTHQNSGMPSEQQRTLSGSAGSGSGSGAGGEVPNAFQNQFNWNLGELHMTMGASGNTVALETRAQDDVEVMSTDSSSSSSSDSQ encoded by the exons ATGTCGTTTCACTTGAGCACAAAAGAGCGCCTCCTGCTCCTGATCGACGATATTGAGATGATTGCCAAGGAATTGATCGAGCAGGCGCACCAGAAAATCTCCAGCACCGAATTGGTGGACCTGTTGGATTTGCTGGTCGCCAAGGATGAGGAATTTCGCAAAATGCTGGAACTTGCGGAGGAGCAGGCAAAAGTGGAGGAGGCGATGGACCAACTGCGCGCCAAGGTCGAGGTGCAC GACCGTGAGATCCAGAAGCTGCAAAAGTCGCTAAAGGATGCGGAGCTCATACTGTCCACGGCCATCTTCCAAGCACGTCAGAAACTGGCCAGCATCAATCAGGCCAACAAACGACCGGTTTCCTCCGAGGAGCTCATCAAATACGCACATCGGATTAGCTCCGCCAATGCGGTCAGTGCTCCGCTCACCTGGTGCATAGGTGACCTGCGGCGTCCCTATCCCACGGACATTGAGATGCGCAACGGGCTGCTCGGTAAATCCGAGCAGAACATCAACGGCGGCCCAGTGACCCACCAGAACAGCGGCATGCCCTCGGAACAGCAGCGAACCCTGTCCGGTAGCGCAGGAAGTGGGAGTGGCAGTGGTGCCGGCGGCGAGGTGCCCAATGCCTTCCAGAACCAGTTTAACTGGAATCTCGGAGAGCTGCACATGACCATGGGCGCGTCTGGGAACACAGTGGCCCTGGAGACGCGCGCCCAGGACGATGTGGAGGTCATGTCCACGGAtagctccagctccagttccAGCGATTCGCAGTAG
- the LOC117140367 gene encoding uncharacterized protein LOC117140367, whose protein sequence is MHERQVKKLKGSHYVATHGRLTPDPPYVHSNRGYSTDGDETHSHRAPSERTYSEYTLTHERISPQYNGSRKKRSSSSNGHHQHLQSSYSHSQMGLSSSPDNGGPRSLSGPPPTRQPPRAPSALSYDQAGDAGSDIYVTSAAYKAPSEISRYSQRPVSRGAPRSVYSVASTAKTGRSARSTTRRGAKVETMSAPNPFCPNVKGVCCLMLLLNLGLILVTLGFVIVVQFYEPLYVWILGIVFLVFGFLTLIGCMIYCVYVFRDAKTPSQVRNEDLYWTRHWQKNIGYTPQEINYKADKYDAYSDRYSVSKLSGKYSDRESQRY, encoded by the exons ATGCACGAGAGACAAGTGAAGAA GTTGAAGGGCAGCCATTATGTGGCCACGCACGGTCGCCTCACTCCGGATCCGCCCTACGTCCACTCGAACCGTGGCTACTCCACCGACGGCGATGAGACCCACTCCCACCGGGCGCCCTCGGAGCGCACCTACTCGGAGTACACGCTGACCCACGAGCGCATCTCGCCGCAGTACAATGGTTCGCGCAAGAAGCGCTCCTCATCCTCGAATGGACACCACCAGCACCTGCAGAGCAGCTACAGCCACAGTCAGATGGGGCTCTCCAGTTCGCCGGACAACGGAGGACCTCGCTCCCTCAGCGGACCGCCGCCCACGCGCCAGCCACCGCGTGCTCCGTCCGCCCTGAGCTACGACCAGGCTGGTGACGCCGGCAGCGACATCTATGTTACCAGTGCCGCCTACAAGGCGCCCTCCGAGATCAG TCGCTACAGTCAGCGTCCAGTGTCGCGAGGAGCTCCACGGAGTGTTTACTCGGTGGCCAGTACGGCCAAGACCGGACGCAGTGCGCGCTCGACGACGCGGCGAGGCGCCAAGGTGGAAACGATGTCCGCCCCAAATCCATTTTGCCCCAATGTCAAGGGCGTGTGCTGCCTGATGCTGTTGCTCAACTTGGGCCTGATCCTGGTGACGCTGGGATTCGTCATTGTGGTGCAGTTCTATGAGCCACTGTACGTGTGGATACTGGGAATTGTGTTCCTGGTCTTTGGCTTCCTCACGCTGATCGGCTGCATGATCTACTGTGTGTACGTGTTCCGGGATGCGAAGACGCCGTCGCAGGTGCGCAACGAGGATCTCTACTGGACGCGGCACTGGCAGAAGAACATCGGATACACGCCGCAGGAGATCAACTACAAGGCGGACAAGTATGATGCCTACTCGGATCGCTATTCGGTTAGCAAGCTGAGTGGCAAATACTCGGATCGCGAGAGCCAGCGATACTGA